A window of Streptomyces sp. ML-6 genomic DNA:
GCGGCCCTTTTGGTTCCCCGCATCCCGTTCTCGTACGCCCAGGTCACGGCGGCCTTGTCGTCGATGCCTGGAACCTTGAACTCGGCGGCTTCCAGGGCGTGCAACGTCTGGCTGTGGGCTGCTTCCCGGAAGCGCTCTCCTGCAGCTTCGACGGCTTCGGCCGCGGCTGTCAACTTCTCTTGCCGACTGGTGTCCCGGGTGCTGCTCACACATGCGTCGTAGCTCTCGCGGGCTGTCTCGGCGGGGGGCTCCAGCGGCCACATCAGCGGCTCTCTCCTGCGGCCTTGTCTGCGAGGAGGATCCGCACCAGCCCTTGGCCTCGCCGCCCAGCTGGCCGCCGAAGTGGGCAAGGACTTCTTCGTAGGTGCCATGGGCCCTGACCGCCCTTTTGACTTCCGCGTAGAAGCCGGACTCCTTCACCTCCAAGCCGAAGATCTCGTGTGTGAGGACACCGACGTTCTCACCGAAAGTCTCGATGGTGGGCCGCTCGGCCTGACGGTTGCCCCAACGGCTCAGTTTCCAGATGCAGGAGCGGGGGACCTCTTGGAGGACGACAGGGGAGTGGGTGGCGATGACCGCGACTGCGTTGCGGTCATCCATCAGGTACGACAACGTCCTGATGAAGGAAGATAGGAGCGGTGGGTGCAGGTGGGCCTCGGGTTCGTCTAGGAGCACCAGGGACTGCTCGGCCACGAGCGTGGCCAGCTTCGTGATGGTCAGCAGCACGATCGAGTGGCCTGAACTGAGTTGGCCAAAGATCCTTCGGGCTGCCTCTTGATCGCTCTCCGTGAATGTCTGTGGCGACTGCTCACGGAGGCGTCGAGCGAAGTCATGGACGGGGGAGGCGGCGAAATGCGGGTCACTGCTCAGAATGCGCAGGGCATGGACCCACCGTCCGAGCCGTCCGGCCGCCCAAACCTCTTTGAGGCAACTGGCGAACTCCGAGCCCAGTTGTTCATGTGATTTGGGCTCGCCGAGGTTGTTCCCAGCGCTAGCGAGCCCCACGTACGCGTACGTGGTCGCTGCGTGGTCGGGGTCGCCAACCACACTGACGAAGGGGTCGAAGGCACTGAAGGTGACGGAGACGACGTTGACGAAGGGTTCACCGTCCTCCGCGGTGGGGGTGGGGAGGTGTTCGATTCGGCCGGCATTGACGTCGGCGCGGTCAGGGTGGACGGCCGCTTGGGCCATGTTGCGCAGCAGGGTGGTTTTGCCGACTCCGTTGCGTCCGATCAGGACGTGAATGTTGCTGGACGGGGTGGTGCGGGGGGTGACCACGAAGCTGAGTGGC
This region includes:
- a CDS encoding AAA family ATPase, with protein sequence MRFVVQADRQSPSDEGPQEAILVPVAGDDHGYQTSYDLWFRDENRQIQRLGRVKIALGAQEPGPSPLPVGQFEHLDSLRRPELFSLGQDDLYYDSIRKLGTQVRLEILIGLGDIALSSKRLDFALQYDVTALSLLRSVEKRTVMAQFKRIASGGSRLTEYRFNYLVPAPDSDVPPPPPLSFVVTPRTTPSSNIHVLIGRNGVGKTTLLRNMAQAAVHPDRADVNAGRIEHLPTPTAEDGEPFVNVVSVTFSAFDPFVSVVGDPDHAATTYAYVGLASAGNNLGEPKSHEQLGSEFASCLKEVWAAGRLGRWVHALRILSSDPHFAASPVHDFARRLREQSPQTFTESDQEAARRIFGQLSSGHSIVLLTITKLATLVAEQSLVLLDEPEAHLHPPLLSSFIRTLSYLMDDRNAVAVIATHSPVVLQEVPRSCIWKLSRWGNRQAERPTIETFGENVGVLTHEIFGLEVKESGFYAEVKRAVRAHGTYEEVLAHFGGQLGGEAKGWCGSSSQTRPQERAADVAAGAPRRDSPRELRRMCEQHPGHQSAREVDSRGRSRRSCRRALPGSSPQPDVARPGSRRVQGSRHRRQGRRDLGVRERDAGNQKGRLIYDKLMGAPVDERCPLCGHGTVRQLDHVLPKMSFPALCVAPLNLVPACSDCNHIKGDQKPTTVETTPLHPYLDRIDDVTWLQAKVIHDAPVRLEFFVTPPPTWGQGLIARATHHFTMFGLAKTYAVQANRTLRNIQHTLEGQFKAGGKELVHEYLAAEAATRLAVQPNGWEGVTYRTLAADGAFCNGGFLE